The following are encoded together in the Robertmurraya sp. FSL R5-0851 genome:
- a CDS encoding DUF2624 domain-containing protein translates to MSIFQSIVNQKINTITTEELLKYAKQFGVAISVNEAKQISSYLRGRQVDIFNKSERAKLLKEIERLTSPATAKAVSQLVTQFTK, encoded by the coding sequence GTGAGTATATTTCAATCCATTGTTAATCAAAAAATAAACACAATCACGACAGAAGAGTTACTAAAATACGCCAAGCAATTTGGGGTTGCCATTAGCGTGAATGAGGCAAAACAAATTTCATCTTATCTTAGGGGACGACAGGTAGATATTTTTAATAAGTCTGAAAGAGCAAAACTGTTAAAAGAAATTGAAAGATTAACGAGCCCAGCGACTGCAAAAGCCGTAAGTCAGTTGGTTACACAATTCACAAAATAA
- a CDS encoding metal ABC transporter ATP-binding protein: MEDIIKVNKLTYKYEKENVLEDIHFSVPRGAFLGLVGPNGSGKSTLLKIILGLLKLQKGEVELFGTAIEQFKDWHRIGFVSQKANSFNSGFPATVYEVVSSGLTKKVGLFKRHKDADKEKIRAAIDSVGLTEKIGSNIGELSGGQQQRVFIARALVSDPDLLILDEPTVGVDAKNVQSFYEMLTELNQDRGITLILVTHDIGTITDKVTHVACLNKHMHFHGDTEEFEKQNMSDLYGHDVQVLMHQHDHHHHHVHHHGGENR, from the coding sequence ATGGAAGATATAATAAAGGTAAATAAATTGACATATAAGTACGAAAAGGAAAATGTCCTTGAAGATATTCATTTTTCGGTACCGCGTGGAGCATTTTTAGGACTTGTTGGGCCTAACGGATCAGGAAAGTCTACTTTACTTAAAATTATTTTAGGCTTATTAAAGCTTCAAAAGGGAGAAGTCGAGTTATTTGGAACAGCAATAGAGCAGTTTAAAGATTGGCATCGAATCGGCTTTGTTTCTCAGAAAGCAAATTCTTTTAACTCGGGATTCCCTGCAACAGTTTACGAAGTTGTATCAAGTGGTTTAACAAAAAAAGTGGGATTGTTTAAAAGGCATAAGGATGCGGATAAGGAGAAGATACGAGCAGCGATTGATTCTGTGGGATTAACTGAAAAAATAGGAAGCAATATCGGTGAGTTATCAGGTGGACAACAACAAAGAGTTTTTATCGCTCGAGCATTAGTAAGTGATCCAGACTTACTTATCTTAGATGAGCCAACAGTTGGTGTTGATGCAAAGAATGTCCAATCGTTCTATGAGATGCTTACAGAGCTTAATCAGGATCGAGGAATAACCTTAATTTTAGTCACTCATGATATCGGTACGATTACAGATAAAGTGACCCATGTTGCTTGTTTGAATAAGCATATGCACTTTCATGGAGACACGGAGGAGTTTGAGAAGCAAAATATGTCTGACCTGTATGGCCATGATGTTCAAGTTCTTATGCATCAACATGACCATCACCATCATCATGTTCATCATCACGGAGGGGAAAACCGGTGA
- a CDS encoding deoxyribonuclease IV, which produces MLKLGSHVSMSGKGMLLASSEEAVSYGANTFMIYTGAPQNTRRKKIEDLNIEAGQKHMELNGINLEDIVVHAPYIINIGNTTNPDTFDLGVRFLKSEIERTEAIGARQIVLHPGAHVGAGEEAGIKKIIEGLNEVLTGNEQLQIALETMAGKGSECGKNFEELAMIIDGVKHNEKLSICFDTCHIHDSGYNIVEDFDGVLNEFDKIIGIDRLKVLHINDSKNDRGSRKDRHENIGYGKIGFDSLSYIVHHPQLMSIPKILETPFVGEDKNNKKAPYKQEIEMLTSKTFNGNLLEHIMA; this is translated from the coding sequence GTTGTTAGCATCTAGTGAAGAAGCGGTCTCATATGGTGCGAATACTTTCATGATCTACACAGGGGCTCCTCAAAATACTAGAAGAAAAAAAATTGAGGATTTAAATATTGAAGCTGGTCAAAAACATATGGAGTTAAATGGGATCAACTTAGAAGATATTGTTGTTCATGCTCCATATATTATTAATATTGGAAATACAACGAACCCAGATACCTTTGATCTAGGAGTACGATTTTTAAAATCAGAAATTGAACGGACAGAGGCAATCGGTGCAAGGCAAATTGTTCTGCATCCAGGAGCCCATGTAGGTGCAGGGGAAGAGGCGGGAATCAAAAAGATCATCGAGGGGCTTAATGAGGTTCTTACAGGAAATGAGCAGCTTCAGATTGCTTTAGAAACTATGGCTGGCAAAGGGTCTGAATGTGGAAAAAACTTCGAAGAATTGGCGATGATTATCGACGGTGTCAAACATAATGAAAAGCTTTCTATTTGTTTTGACACATGTCACATTCACGATTCGGGGTATAACATTGTTGAGGATTTTGATGGAGTTCTTAATGAGTTTGATAAAATCATTGGAATTGATCGGTTAAAGGTCCTTCATATTAACGATAGCAAAAATGATCGTGGGTCAAGAAAAGATAGACATGAAAATATTGGATATGGAAAGATTGGTTTTGATTCACTATCCTATATCGTGCATCATCCACAGCTAATGAGTATCCCAAAAATCCTTGAAACACCGTTTGTTGGGGAAGATAAGAATAATAAAAAAGCACCGTACAAACAAGAAATTGAAATGTTAACTTCAAAGACGTTTAACGGAAACTTACTCGAACATATTATGGCATAG